One stretch of Saccharopolyspora erythraea DNA includes these proteins:
- the cbiE gene encoding precorrin-6y C5,15-methyltransferase (decarboxylating) subunit CbiE: MDLDMPDFVDVVGIGADGWEGLAPRARRAVASAEVLFGSSRQLDLVPEPVGRRVAWPSPLLPALPGLLAEHAGRSICVLASGDPMFYGIGATLVRLLGPDRLRVLPQPSSLSLACARMGWPVQETAVVSLVGRPVELLHPAVQPGNRVLVLSADGATPSAVAALLTARGYGASELTVLTDLGGEREERISGSAATWDRPDTGALNVVAVRCRAEPSAAHLPRVAGLPDDAFEHDGQLTKRDVRASTLARLAPAPGQLLWDVGAGAGSIAIEWMRGDPANRAIAVEHREDRAARIARNATALGVPGLRVVTGAAPHALAGLETPDAIFVGGGATAPGVLETCWDALAPGGRLVVNAVTMESEVLVADRYGALGGELVRISVDHASPVGGFTGWRPSMRVTQWAVRKPARDPGTEPASGQQPTTEEQR; encoded by the coding sequence GTGGACCTGGACATGCCGGATTTCGTCGACGTCGTGGGCATCGGCGCCGACGGGTGGGAGGGGCTCGCGCCGCGGGCCCGGCGCGCGGTGGCCTCGGCGGAGGTCCTGTTCGGCAGCTCGCGGCAGCTCGACCTGGTGCCGGAGCCGGTAGGCAGGCGGGTGGCGTGGCCGTCGCCGCTGCTGCCCGCGCTGCCGGGGCTGCTCGCCGAGCACGCCGGGCGCTCGATCTGCGTGCTGGCCAGCGGTGACCCGATGTTCTACGGCATCGGCGCCACGCTGGTGCGGCTGCTCGGCCCGGACCGGCTGCGCGTCCTCCCGCAGCCTTCGTCGCTGTCGCTGGCCTGCGCCCGGATGGGCTGGCCGGTGCAGGAGACGGCGGTGGTCAGCCTGGTCGGCAGGCCCGTCGAGCTGCTGCACCCCGCCGTGCAGCCGGGCAACCGCGTGCTGGTGCTCAGCGCCGACGGCGCCACCCCGTCCGCCGTGGCCGCGCTGCTCACGGCTCGCGGCTACGGCGCGAGCGAGCTGACGGTGCTCACCGACCTCGGCGGCGAGCGCGAGGAGCGGATCAGCGGCAGCGCAGCGACGTGGGACCGACCCGACACCGGAGCGCTCAACGTCGTCGCGGTGCGGTGCCGGGCCGAGCCTTCGGCCGCGCACCTGCCGCGCGTAGCCGGGCTGCCCGACGACGCCTTCGAGCACGACGGCCAGCTCACCAAGCGCGACGTGCGTGCGAGCACGCTCGCGCGGCTCGCCCCCGCACCCGGCCAGCTGCTGTGGGACGTGGGTGCCGGCGCCGGTAGCATCGCGATCGAGTGGATGCGCGGCGATCCGGCCAACCGGGCCATCGCCGTCGAGCACCGCGAGGACCGGGCGGCGCGGATCGCCAGGAACGCGACCGCGCTCGGCGTACCGGGCCTGCGGGTCGTCACCGGGGCCGCGCCGCACGCGCTGGCCGGGCTGGAGACGCCCGACGCGATCTTCGTGGGTGGCGGCGCCACCGCACCGGGTGTGCTGGAAACCTGCTGGGACGCGCTCGCGCCCGGCGGGAGGCTGGTGGTCAACGCGGTGACGATGGAGTCGGAGGTGCTGGTGGCCGACCGCTACGGCGCACTGGGCGGTGAGCTGGTGCGGATCTCGGTGGACCACGCCTCCCCGGTCGGCGGGTTCACCGGCTGGCGCCCGTCGATGCGGGTAACCCAGTGGGCGGTGCGCAAGCCGGCGCGGGACCCGGGCACGGAACCGGCTTCCGGACAGCAACCGACGACGGAGGAACAGCGATGA
- a CDS encoding TIGR03618 family F420-dependent PPOX class oxidoreductase — MPVAAKSTLDNVSDAFLEFWRERHLSTLTTVRQDGTPHVVPVGVTLDAGTATARVISSGTSHKARQVRAAGPEGARVAVCQVDGRRWSTLEGRAVVRDDPESVADAERRYEQRYKTPRPNPRRVVIEISVTKVLGNL, encoded by the coding sequence ATGCCGGTGGCCGCGAAGTCCACTTTGGACAACGTCAGCGACGCGTTCCTGGAGTTCTGGCGGGAACGGCACCTGAGCACGCTGACGACCGTGCGCCAGGACGGCACACCGCACGTCGTTCCGGTCGGCGTGACGCTCGACGCGGGCACGGCCACCGCGCGGGTCATCTCCTCCGGCACCTCGCACAAGGCCCGCCAGGTGCGGGCCGCGGGGCCGGAAGGCGCCCGGGTCGCCGTCTGCCAGGTCGACGGCCGCCGCTGGTCCACGCTGGAGGGCCGCGCCGTCGTGCGCGACGACCCGGAGTCGGTCGCCGACGCCGAACGCCGCTACGAGCAGCGCTACAAGACACCGCGGCCGAACCCGCGCCGGGTCGTGATCGAGATCTCGGTGACCAAGGTCCTGGGCAACCTCTGA
- a CDS encoding DEAD/DEAH box helicase gives MPPSSPSTSARGNRRPKRRRPRSNAPAAAPAMSLFDQVGVTAVDPAPFDSLGLPARLVRALADLGMTEAFPIQAATIPDALSGRDVLGRGQTGSGKTLAFGLPLLAMQDSSARPLHPRGLVLVPTRELATQVTDSLKPLAKALGLYVREVVGGMSFSRQADTLRRGVDVLVATPGRLSDHVRQGTCVLSEVERTALDEADQMADMGFLPQVRELLDLVPADGQRLLFSATLDGDVDKLVHEYMTDPVVHSLAPPAASVDSMDHHQLLVSAEQKQDVLARIGAREGRTIMFVRTKHHADRLTRKLRAAGVRAGALHGGKAQNARSRILEEFRQGETTTLVATNVAARGIHVDDVSLVVHVEPPADPKDYLHRAGRTARAGATGTVVTLVTDDQKRAFRAMTAKAGVEAPATKVGPADEELARLTGAREPSGVAVTEPKRRESPRGGRDSRPGAQRGGERGGARNPGGRGEQRGRGERRPQGERGRGDWGGERTGRGDQRGRGDSNGGRRGGPRQQRPGRSRQSAN, from the coding sequence GTGCCACCCAGCTCGCCGTCCACGTCCGCGCGCGGCAACCGCAGGCCCAAGCGCCGCAGGCCGCGCTCGAACGCACCGGCCGCCGCACCGGCGATGAGCCTGTTCGACCAGGTCGGCGTCACCGCCGTCGACCCGGCCCCGTTCGACTCGCTCGGCCTGCCCGCGCGGCTGGTGCGGGCGCTGGCCGACCTCGGGATGACCGAGGCGTTCCCGATCCAGGCCGCCACCATCCCGGACGCGCTCAGCGGTCGCGACGTGCTCGGGCGCGGCCAGACCGGGTCCGGCAAGACGCTGGCGTTCGGCCTGCCGCTGCTGGCGATGCAGGACTCCAGCGCGCGGCCGCTGCACCCGCGCGGGCTGGTCCTGGTGCCGACCCGCGAGCTGGCGACCCAGGTCACCGACTCGCTCAAGCCCCTGGCCAAGGCGCTCGGCCTGTACGTGCGCGAGGTCGTCGGCGGCATGTCGTTCAGCAGGCAGGCCGACACCCTGCGCCGCGGTGTCGACGTGCTGGTGGCGACCCCCGGCCGCCTCTCCGACCACGTGCGGCAGGGCACCTGCGTGCTCTCGGAGGTCGAGCGCACCGCGCTGGACGAGGCCGACCAGATGGCCGACATGGGCTTCCTGCCGCAGGTGCGGGAGCTGCTCGACCTGGTGCCCGCCGACGGCCAGCGGCTGCTGTTCTCGGCCACCCTCGACGGCGACGTCGACAAGCTGGTGCACGAGTACATGACCGACCCGGTGGTGCACTCGCTGGCGCCCCCGGCGGCCAGCGTGGACAGCATGGACCACCACCAGCTGCTGGTCTCGGCCGAGCAGAAGCAGGACGTGCTGGCCCGCATCGGCGCCCGTGAGGGCCGCACGATCATGTTCGTGCGCACCAAGCACCACGCCGACCGGCTGACCCGCAAGCTGCGCGCCGCCGGTGTGCGCGCCGGTGCTCTGCACGGCGGCAAGGCGCAGAACGCGCGCTCGCGCATCCTGGAGGAGTTCCGCCAGGGCGAGACCACGACGCTGGTCGCCACCAACGTCGCGGCCCGCGGCATCCACGTCGACGACGTCAGCCTCGTGGTCCACGTCGAGCCGCCCGCCGACCCGAAGGACTACCTGCACCGCGCGGGCCGCACCGCCCGCGCCGGCGCCACCGGCACCGTGGTGACCCTGGTCACCGACGACCAGAAGCGGGCGTTCCGCGCCATGACGGCCAAGGCGGGCGTCGAGGCGCCCGCGACGAAGGTGGGCCCGGCCGACGAGGAGCTGGCGCGGCTGACCGGCGCCCGCGAACCCAGCGGGGTCGCGGTGACCGAGCCGAAGCGGCGCGAGTCGCCGCGCGGCGGCCGCGACTCGCGTCCGGGCGCGCAGCGCGGCGGCGAACGCGGTGGGGCTCGCAACCCCGGTGGCCGGGGTGAGCAGCGCGGACGCGGCGAGCGCAGGCCCCAGGGCGAGCGTGGGCGCGGCGACTGGGGCGGTGAGCGCACCGGGCGCGGTGACCAGCGCGGACGCGGCGACTCGAACGGCGGGCGCCGCGGCGGCCCCCGCCAGCAGCGTCCGGGACGGTCCCGCCAGTCGGCGAACTGA
- a CDS encoding beta-ketoacyl synthase N-terminal-like domain-containing protein — MSATAPGICGVGAVTGYGHGTRRLWEGLLSGKPAAGLHPGFGHDGEQPAWVVRVPESPGPDAGSRFAAALHSAADEAVVDARRRGWRPGPRVGVIHAAVLGEVDQREAFESRQQPWRKREYLGLMPSTPVSDFIQRHGFHGPAMHVCAMCASGAAALLTARMWLEGGLADDVVVVAADVSATPSHVAHWNDIGAAVSDLEPLDACRPFQTGTRGFVMGEAAVGLVLSRTGTPYTRVLGGAMSQDAHHVISIDPGREQVMRCFRDALEDAGVDPAEVGYLYAHGPGTPQCDDAEAAALERFFPRGTGIYSTKQLTGHCQAASAALEVAIHALSAEHALIPAPAPVATAHPQLLTGHTAMEPGVTVKSALGMGGYNAVLALSAA; from the coding sequence ATGTCTGCCACTGCGCCCGGAATCTGCGGTGTCGGCGCCGTCACCGGCTACGGCCACGGCACGCGACGGCTCTGGGAAGGACTGCTCAGCGGCAAGCCCGCGGCCGGCCTGCACCCCGGGTTCGGCCACGACGGGGAACAGCCGGCCTGGGTCGTCCGGGTGCCCGAGAGCCCGGGCCCGGACGCGGGCAGCCGCTTCGCCGCGGCCCTGCACAGCGCGGCCGACGAGGCGGTCGTCGACGCCAGGCGGCGCGGCTGGCGGCCCGGCCCGCGCGTCGGTGTCATCCACGCCGCGGTGCTCGGCGAGGTCGACCAGCGGGAAGCCTTCGAGAGCAGGCAGCAGCCGTGGCGCAAGCGCGAGTACCTCGGCCTGATGCCCTCCACGCCGGTGTCGGACTTCATCCAGCGCCACGGCTTCCACGGACCGGCGATGCACGTCTGCGCGATGTGCGCCTCCGGCGCGGCGGCGCTGCTCACCGCCCGGATGTGGCTCGAAGGCGGGCTCGCCGACGACGTCGTGGTCGTGGCCGCCGACGTGTCGGCGACGCCGTCGCACGTGGCGCACTGGAACGACATCGGCGCGGCGGTCTCCGACCTGGAACCGCTGGACGCCTGCCGCCCGTTCCAGACCGGCACCCGCGGCTTCGTCATGGGGGAGGCGGCGGTGGGGCTCGTGCTCTCGCGCACCGGCACCCCGTACACGCGGGTGCTCGGCGGCGCGATGAGCCAGGACGCCCACCACGTCATCTCCATCGACCCCGGGCGCGAGCAGGTCATGCGCTGCTTCCGCGACGCGCTCGAAGACGCCGGGGTCGACCCGGCCGAGGTCGGCTACCTCTACGCGCACGGCCCCGGCACGCCGCAGTGCGACGACGCCGAAGCAGCCGCGCTGGAGCGCTTCTTCCCGCGCGGCACCGGGATCTACTCGACCAAGCAGCTCACCGGCCACTGCCAGGCCGCTTCCGCCGCGCTGGAGGTCGCCATCCACGCGCTGAGCGCGGAGCACGCGCTGATCCCCGCACCCGCGCCGGTGGCCACCGCGCACCCCCAGCTGCTCACCGGCCACACCGCCATGGAACCCGGCGTGACCGTGAAGTCGGCACTCGGCATGGGCGGCTACAACGCCGTCCTCGCACTGTCCGCCGCCTGA
- a CDS encoding sulfotransferase family protein, producing the protein MLNVIGAGFGRTGTTSLKVALEHLGFGPCFHMYELLAKPELMGDWTRLAGGETVPWDQVFAGYSSTVDWPGTSFWRELVDSHPEAKVILTDRDADRWYESTYNTIYSLANSEPPAQGDEADAVVARFRPVLHKLIWDGEFDGRFADRDHAIEVFHRHNAEVQRYVPADRLLVFRVSQGWRPLCDFLGVDVPDAEFPHVNDTASMPELMRRIRSEGEVPSPL; encoded by the coding sequence ATGCTCAACGTCATCGGCGCGGGCTTCGGCCGCACCGGAACCACGTCGCTGAAGGTCGCCCTGGAGCACCTCGGTTTCGGACCGTGCTTCCACATGTACGAACTGCTGGCCAAGCCCGAGCTCATGGGCGACTGGACCCGCCTCGCGGGCGGCGAGACCGTGCCGTGGGACCAGGTCTTCGCGGGCTATTCCTCCACTGTGGACTGGCCGGGCACCTCGTTCTGGCGCGAGCTGGTCGACTCCCACCCCGAGGCGAAGGTCATCCTGACCGACCGGGACGCCGACCGCTGGTACGAGAGCACCTACAACACCATCTACAGCCTCGCCAACAGCGAACCCCCGGCGCAGGGCGACGAGGCCGACGCGGTGGTGGCCCGGTTCCGGCCCGTGCTGCACAAGCTGATCTGGGACGGCGAGTTCGACGGCCGCTTCGCCGACCGCGACCACGCGATCGAGGTCTTCCACCGGCACAACGCCGAGGTGCAGCGGTACGTGCCCGCCGACCGGCTGCTGGTCTTCCGCGTCAGCCAGGGGTGGCGGCCGCTGTGCGACTTCCTCGGCGTCGACGTCCCGGACGCCGAGTTCCCGCACGTCAACGACACCGCATCGATGCCGGAGCTGATGCGGCGCATCCGCAGCGAGGGCGAGGTGCCCTCACCGCTGTAG
- the cobM gene encoding precorrin-4 C(11)-methyltransferase, with amino-acid sequence MTVRFVGAGPGAADLITVRGRDVIASSPVCLYAGSLVPAELLEHCPAGARLVDTAKLTLDEILTEMLAAHEAGLDVARLHSGDPSVFSAVAEQMRRLDAAGVPYDVVPGVPAFAAAAAALKREFTVPGVGQTVVLTRTSARATPMPEGEDLATLGRSRSTMVLHLAVNRIEELAEELAPNYGPDCPVAVVAAASRADEVVLRGTLSDIAERVRAAGIVRTAVVVVGKVLTASEFPDSHLYSAARCRD; translated from the coding sequence ATGACGGTGCGTTTCGTGGGAGCGGGCCCCGGTGCGGCCGACCTGATCACCGTGCGGGGCCGCGACGTCATCGCGTCCTCGCCGGTCTGCCTGTACGCGGGGAGCCTGGTGCCCGCCGAGCTGCTGGAGCACTGCCCCGCGGGCGCCAGGCTGGTCGACACCGCGAAGCTGACCCTGGACGAGATCCTCACCGAGATGCTGGCCGCACACGAGGCCGGGCTCGACGTGGCGCGGCTGCACTCCGGAGACCCCTCGGTCTTCAGCGCGGTCGCCGAGCAGATGCGGCGCCTCGACGCCGCCGGTGTCCCCTACGACGTCGTGCCCGGTGTGCCGGCTTTCGCCGCCGCGGCGGCCGCGCTCAAGCGGGAGTTCACGGTGCCGGGCGTGGGCCAGACCGTGGTGCTCACCCGCACGTCGGCGCGGGCGACGCCGATGCCCGAGGGCGAGGACCTGGCCACGCTCGGCCGCAGCCGCTCGACGATGGTGCTGCACCTGGCGGTGAACCGGATCGAGGAGCTGGCCGAGGAGCTGGCGCCGAACTACGGCCCGGACTGCCCGGTCGCGGTGGTGGCCGCCGCCAGCCGCGCCGACGAGGTGGTGCTGCGCGGCACGCTTTCCGACATCGCCGAGCGGGTGCGCGCCGCCGGCATCGTGCGCACCGCCGTCGTCGTGGTCGGGAAGGTGCTGACCGCGTCGGAGTTCCCCGACAGCCACCTGTACTCGGCGGCGAGGTGCCGCGACTGA